CGCTTGGAGGACTGCTCGGATTCCTTGCAGTTTTCGGTGGTAAGCTGAAATTTTTGCTGCCGCTATTGAAAATGGGCAAGTTTGGTACGACGGTCTGGACGATGGTTGTGTCCATCGGCGCGTATATGTTAATTTATCCATGGACATTTGCTCTTGGGCTTGTGCTTATGCTGTTCATTCATGAGATGGGACATGTATTGGCAGCGAAGCGCAAAAAACTCCCGGTGTCCACCCCGGCATTTATTCCATTTTTAGGTGCACTTATTACGATGAAAAAGCAGCCAAAGGATGCGGAGACAGAAGCCTATGTTGCATTAGGTGGACCGGTAGTAGGTACGCTTGGCGCAGTAGCGGCGCTATTGATTGGGATGGCGGCGGATTCACCGGTATTTTATGCCATTGCAATGCTTGGCTTTTTCCTAAATTTGATCAATCTGCTTCCCATTCATCCGCTGGATGGCGGGCGCATTGTCACAGCTATTTCCCGTTGGCTTTGGGTGGTTGGGCTTGTGGGTGGATTGATTGTTATCTTATACCTTAAGGCGATTATCTTCTTGCTCTTCTGGGGCTTATTCGCTTGGGAGCTGTACAATAAGTATGTACGTAAAAAGAAAAAGAAAGCATCGGGTGAGCTTCAGCATAAAGAGCGTGCGTATTTATTAATTCCGGTACGCATGTTTGATGAGAAGGGGATGTTTATTCCTGCTGCTGAACACCGTCGATCCCTTCCCTTTACACATGTGGGCGATATGGAAAAGAAGCAGGATATGCTGACAATCGGCTATCCCGGCATGGAAGAGACAAAGACATTCGTATATGAACATGGACTTGTGCGTGATGTTCAGTTGGTGAAGACGGAAATAGCGGATGATCAGGTAAAGATGTCGCTTGAGATGCAGGTTGAGCTGTATGAGGCAGAACAAGGAATGATCCGTGACGACAAGTATTATGAAGTGTCACCGCGTACGCGCTTGATCTATGGAGTGGCGTATTTCGGACTGGCCGTTGCATTAGGTTTGCTGATGGCATATACAGCGGTTCAGATGCCGCAAGTACCGCTTGCCGGATAATGAACAAAAGACCGACATTCCTGATCGCGCAGGCGTGTCGGTCTTTTCTATCTCTCCGTGTACTTTCTCTTTGGTCTATTATATTTATCCGTTATATACTTCTGTAAGAAATACATCGGTATCTAGATGTTCAAATCCTTGCGTTGGTTCAGTTTGCATTGCGCGAATTTCACGCTGCAAGCGTGCGATTTCTGCTTCCATCTTTTGAAGTTTCTCTACCTTTACCATCACTGTCATAACTAATCTCTCCTTTTATTTTAATATTCTGAAAAATAATAGTTCGACTTTTACAGCGATCAGCTCCCCACAGTCGCTTATATGTCGATGTATTTTTAATTTATTGAAAACTATAATAACAGTCTCTATTTTATTTGTAAATAGGGTTTTTAAATGTAATCGCTTCCAAATTAATAGAAATTTTAGAAAGTTCTATTTTGCTTTATTAAACCAGGAATATTTTCGAAACGAAAACAAATGTGCTATGATAAAGGTTGAACTTTTTTCGATAGTACGGGTCATACTATGATAAAGAAACTTGAAAGACAAAGAAGGGGAAACTATGATTTATTTCGATAACAGTGCCACAACACGCCCCCATCCGGATGTGGTAAAAGTGTTCAGTGATGTGGCAAGCCAGTATTTTGGCAATCCTTCTTCGCTTCATCATCTTGGTGGGAAGGCGGCCCAACTTTTAGAGCAGGCACGCAAGGTAGCAGCTGATTGTCTGGGTGTCCAGCCCAGTGAAGTTATATTTACGTCCGGTGGAACAGAGAGCAACAATGCGGCATTAAAGGGAATCGCTTTTCAATACCGTTCAAGAGGCAATCACATTATTACAAGCAGTGTAGAGCATGCGTCTGTATATGAGGCGTGTAAGCAGCTTGAGACGATGGGATACTGTGTTACATACCTGCCGACGGATGAGAAGGGGCAGGTGCGCGCAGAAGACGTAAAACGCGCGCTGCGTGATGATACCATTCTTGTTTCGATCATGCACGTGAACAGTGAATTGGGGGTGGTACAGCCTATTGAGGAGATTGGACGTGTGCTGGCTGATTATCCGAAGACTTGCTTCCATGTAGATGCAGTACAGGCATTCGGTAAAATACCGCTTACCCCAGGCAAGTGGGGGATAGACCTTCTATCTCTGTCAGCACATAAATTCCATGGTCTGCGGGGCAATGGCCTTCTGTATGTACGTCGAGGGGTAACGCTGTCTCCACTTATTATTGGCGGCGGGCAGGAAGCAGGCCAACGCGCAGGCACAGAGAATGTAGCTGGTGCGGTTGGCATGGCAAAAGCAATGCGTATGCAACGTGATGCTCTTGAGGCTAATCGTTCACATATGAAAAAATTGCGCGACCGATTGTTTGATGGTCTTACACGGCTTACCTACTGTACATGGAACGGACCAGGTAAAGATGATGCGTGTGCGGCTCCTCATATTGCCAATTTTTCATTTCCTGGTGTAAAGGCAGAGGTCGTGCTTCACGCGTTAGAAAAGAAAGAGATCTACATTTCGACACGTTCGGCTTGTTCATCCAAGGCAAATAAGCCATCACGCGTATTGCTTGCCGCAGGTATCGACGAAGAGAGAGCGAAGAGCGCACTGCGTGTTAGTTTTTCAGCAGAGAATACAGAAGCCGAGGTTGATGCATTCGTACGGGCGGTGGAAGAGGTTGTACCAAATCTAGCAAAGATAATGAGGGTGTAGAAGATATGCAATATGAACATATTCTAATTCGTTACGGCGAGTTGGCGCTTAAGAAGCGTAATCGTGGGGAATTCGAGACGCAGCTCGTGCGCAACATCAAAAAAAGCCTGAAAGCCCATCCGAATGTCAAGGTAGAGCGCGTATATGGAAGGATGTATCTTGTTCTAAACGGTGAGCCGTACGAACAGATAGAAGCAAAGCTAAAGAAAGTATTCGGGATTCATTCCTTCAGTCCGACACGCTTTCTACAAACCTTTGAGCTTGAAGCGATTCAGCAGGCGGCGCTCGAAGCGGTTCGTGACGTAGAGCCTTTCCCGCGCACATTCAAAGTAAGAGCAAAACGTCCAAATAAGCAATTCCCACACCGTTCTCAGGAGATGAACCATCTTGTAGGCGGCTATATTCTTCGGAATACTGAGGATCTAAAAGTTGATGTACACAATCCGGATGTTGAAGTGAACGTAGAGATTCGCGTAGAAGGTGTGTTTATTTCATGCCGGACGATTCCCGGCATGGGAGGCTTGCCGACAGGCAGCAGCGGAAAGGCGATGTTAATGCTGTCCGGAGGAATCGATAGCCCCGTGGCTGGTTGGATGACAATGAAGCGCGGCGTGCGTATCGAAGGTGTGCACTTCCACAGCTATCCGTTTACATCGGAGCGAGCGAAGCAGAAGGTAATTGACTTAGCGCGTATCCTGACTCAATATAGTGGAGGTATGAAGCTGCATGTCGTACCATTCACAGAGATTCAAACTCAGATTCGTCAGCACTGCCCGGAGCATTACACAATTACGATTATGCGTCGCTTTATGATGCGGATTACTGAGCGATTGGCACAAAAACATGGAGCATTGGCAATTGCAACAGGCGAGAGCCTTGGACAAGTGGCATCTCAAACAATGGAGAGCATGTATACAATTAATCATGTTATTAACACACCAATGCTTCGTCCGCTTATTGCGATGGATAAAGAGGAGATCATGGCGATCTCGCGTAGAATCGAAACATATGAGACTTCGATTCTCCCATTCGAGGATTGCTGCACAGTTTTCGTGCCGAAATCACCGGTGACACGCCCTAAACCGGAAATCGCGGAGAGATTCGAACAGGCACTGGATGTGGAACGCTTGGTAGAAGAAGCGGTAGCGGCTGTGGAAAGCATCTGGATTGACCCGGTGGCTGAGGAAGAAGAGAATCAAGACTTCTTTTAGTAGTATTGTTATAGAGAAAAAGACAAAGAAAAAGAGCGGCTGGTCTCCGCTCTTTTTCTTATGTTATTTGGAGCGCTGCTCCAACCAATCTCCGACTGTCGGATAGGTTTTATTGATTGCTTGGCGGCCGAAGCATACAGATACATGCCCTGTTGGCATCTCTACATAAGTCTTGTCTTTGCTAGAAATCACCGGCATCAAAGCTTCGACCTGATGCGGGATAGCGATATGGTCACGTTCTGCTGCAACGTTTAATACGTTGGCTTTAATGTTACTCAAGTCTACTTGACGACCGCGAATATATAATTCACCTTTAAGAAGCTTATTGTTCTGATAGAATTCACGAATCCATTGTCTGAACGCTTCACCAGGGAAAGGAATGCCGTCGTTGACCCACTTCTGCATGAGCTTCCAGCCGTTAACAAAGTTTTCATTCTCCGCACGATCTACAAGGTTAACATATGGACCGTAGAAGTTCACGATTGGCTTTAGCATTTTATTGCCAAAGTCAATCATTTCAGGTGGGATTACCCCCATTGTATCAACCATTTTATCGAGGTTGAAGTATTTCTCATCCAACCAGTTTGTAAACAAGCCCGCATCAGCAAAATCAAACGGACTGGTCATGAAAATCAGGTTGCGGATTGGCAGCTGCGGATGCAGCGCAGCGAAGATCGATGTCATCGTACCACCCATGCAGTAACCGAGCACAGAGATTTCATCGGCACCTGCTGTCTTCATGACTTTACGAACAGCACGTGGAATATAATCCATAATGTAGTCATCTAATTTCATGTTCCGGTCTTCTAGTGCCGGCGTACCCCAGTCGAGCAAATAGACATCGAATCCGCGGTTAACAAGATACTCGATGAGGCTGTTGCCAGGGGAGAGATCCAAAATATATGGTTTGTTAATCAACGCGTATACCATAAGGAGCGGCACACGGTGTTTTTTTGGCATGGCAGGTTGATAGCGATACAATTTGGTCTTGTTTTTTGTCCAAATGACCTCTTTTGGTGTCAAGCCAACTTCGGGCTCTGCTTCTGTCGTTAACACTTCTGTAGCTTTTTTGAAGCGTCGGTATGTTCGTTGCATCTCCTGCGGCATAGAATCGATCAAGTCTTCCCAATCTTTCGTCACTGGAGCTGACATATTCATCTTCCCTCCAACCTATATATTCTCTCTATTAACTATACCAGAATTATGCAGATGTGCAGAAAAAATTTGTAAATAAAGCCATGCTATGTATTTACATATAAAGTCCGCCGTTAATATTTAACTGCTGGCCTGTAATATATTCACCATCTTGGCATAGATAAAGAACGCCGCGAGCAATTTCTTCAGGAAGACCGAAACGCCGCGCCGGTACTTTGGCTACGATCTGCGCTCGAATCTCATCTGGAACTGCTTGCACCATTTCAGTATCAATAAAACCAGGGCAGATTGCATTAACGGTTGTGCCTGATTTTGCTAATTCAAGTGCGAGTGATTTAGTAAAGCCGATCATACCTGCTTTGGCTGCAGAATAATTCGTTTGACCGAAGCCGCCTGCTTGACCGATGATCGAGGAGATATTAATAATGCGGCCGGCATCGGAATTTTGAATGTGGGAGAGGGCAGCCGTTGTCATATTATAGACGCTTGAGAGATTCACTTGAATAACTTGATTCCAGTCGTCTTCGGTGATTTTGCGGAAAGTGCGATCACGAGTAATGCCCGCATTATTGACAAGGATATCGAGAGCACCGTATTTGCGAACCGCCTCTTCTACGAGCACGCGTGCTTGTGCCGCATCAGATACATCGGCTTGTGAGGCAAAAGCTTCTCCACCTGCTTGTTCAATCTCTTGTACGACAGCATCGGCAGCTTCGCTGTTGCTGTTATAGTTGATGACGACTTTTATGCCATTGGCAGCTAACTCCTTGGCAATTGCCGCACCAATTCCGCGGGACCCACCTGTTACAATCGCTACTCTACCGTTTAATTTCACCATAACCAAATACACCCCTTAGTTGACATCAATTTTAATTAAGAAAGTGATGAATTATATACAGATACATACAGATAAAACTTACGCTTTTTTCTGCTCGGTTTCTTGTTTCTGTTCGTTTTCTTGTGTAGCGGCGACTTCCTTTACGGATGATTCTTTTACAGGTGCTTCTTTTGTCTCCGCCTGTTTTTCAAGCAGGGTCATAAGCTGATCGAGTTTTTTATCTATGGATTTCATGTCGGTTTTAAGGCGGTTCATTTCGCGGCTGACATTCAGGCTGCTGATCTGGTGCGATAAATCTTCTTCAATCATTTCTTCTAAATTGTCAACTTTAGCTTCGAGATTAACGAGAAGGGAAGCCAGGTTGGATAGATCAGCACGAGAAGGCATATTTGCCTGTGCCAGATAGTTCTCTGTTGATTGCTTCACCATGTTCTGGTACTGCAGATATAGATTTAAGAACTGGCCCATCCATTCTGAGAAATCTTCTTTTCTCATTGACTCGTCAAAGGTCTTGCTCCATTGAGATTCTGTTTTGTCGTATAGGTCTTTCCACATTGCAAACGGATCAAACGGGTTTTGTTTGCTCACGAATACATCTCCTCTCCCTTTTTTCCACCTTACCATAATTATGCACAGCAATGAAAATTATGTATGAAAAAGGTATTTCATGTAAAAGTATATTGAACCCTACGTCGAAACTCAAATAAAAAGATTCGATAAATTACGATATTTTTCTTAAAAATCTGTGAAGAATTAGTGAACGGAAGGGATTGGCAACTTGTTATCTATAGACAAAGAAATGTCATGGGTAATAAGTTTCAAATTGCATACAAAAAATTTCTAAGGAAATGTTTGACAAAATCTTTCTGTAGGTGTAAATTACACATAAGAGATATTAACAGATTTGTAGGTGATGCACATGTCTGCGAGTGATGATAAATCTCGCATGGGCGCCCAGCAGAAAGATGACAAGACAATGGGCGGTGCGCCCAAAAATTTGATGGTACCGTTTCTTTTGCTTAGCCTGCGTGGCTGGAACGTGCACGGTTATGAATTGATTCAGCAATTAATCAAATTCGGATTTCCATCCATTGACCAAGGAAATGTATACCGAACGCTGCGACAGTTGGAGAAAGATAATATGGTGAAGTCAGAATGGGATACTTCGGCAGGCGGACCTGCCAAGCGAATTTATTCGCTGACGGACGCCGGGGAGCAATACTTGAATTCGTGGGCCTCTTCGCTTGAGCAATATCAATCGATGCTTGATCGTTTCTTTACGATGTATACAGGGTTCTTTATGCCCCCAACACCACCGGATAGGTCAGAGACGGATCGCAAGGAAGAAAAATAATAGTTTGTCGGCGGTACTGCAGCATGCTGCACTTACCATATACATTATTCTTTTACTTAAGTCTTTAAGGAGGAATTAAACAGATGGCGATCAATAGAAAAAATGAAAAAGAACCCGTAGTGGTAGAGGTGCAAGCGCAAGAAAGCGCAAATGGAAGCGTAATTGATGCAGTGTGGGATGGCTGGATGAATGGTGTAAAGACAATGTATGCGTACCAGCGTGAGATGGAAAACCTAACGCTGCAAACGCTTGAACGTCAAAAAGAAATCTGGTCAAAGACAACAGAGAACATGGAAAAAATGGAAGAGGAAATGAAGAAGTTCCTCGAAGATGTAAAGGTAAACTATCAAAACAATGTAAAAAATATCGGTGGCGAACAAATGAGCAAGACATTTGAGGATTGGACGCATCGTCTTGATGAAATCGCAGGACGTATTCAGCAACTCACATGGACACCGGGCAAGGCGAATATCAACCTGGTCAACAAGTCACAAGACCAGCTTGAAGCATCCGTGAAGAATTTGATTTCTCAGCAGCAGAGAACGCGGGAAGAAGTGCAGTCATTGATGGATAATTTCTTGCAACAAGTGAAAATGACGCAAAAAGGCCTACTTGACTCGGTAGAAGCGAATAAAAACAATACAATGAATATGTTCAAATAACCAGCACCAAGTAGTTCCCCCCTCATGATGGGGGGATTTTCCTTACACTTTTTTGTCGAAAATTGTCTATTAACATAGAAAAAAGAAAGAGAGATAAATCATGAACATATACGAAAAATCGAAACAAGTCATTGAGCGCTCTTACGCTGATATTCACATTGGTGACACATCTGAAATAATCAAAACGATTACAAATGAAGATATTGTGGCTTTTGCGACTCTTACAGGAGATGTAAATCCGATTCATCTAGATGAAGAGTTTGCGAAGACAACCTTTTTTAAAGGTAGAATCGCGCATGGCATGTTGACAGCAAGCTTCATCTCGACTGTGTTAGGAACACAGCTTCCGGGAACGAATACGATTTATTTGTCACAGAATCTGAAATTCAAAGCACCGGTTAAAATTGGTGATACGATTACAGCTATGGCCGAAGTGATAGAGAAGAGAGACGACAGAAAGTTAATAAAACTGCGCACAAATCTTATAAATCAGGATCAAAAAGTCGTGGTTGAAGGAGAAGCGATGGTAATGAAAATGGAGTAGCTTAAAAGCTACTCCATTTTTGTGTCACAAGCATTAATTCGTATAACGGTCCGATGAAATGTTGTCGTTCATATAATTAATCGTAGTTGTTGAATCTGTATGATCGGTCGTAGAAGATGTTGCGTTTTTCATGTTCTCCTGTGTATCTTCAGCCATCTCTGATACACGATTGGATGCCTCTTCAATTTTTTCTACCAATGCATTTGGATTAGACATGGTAGATGACATGAATTCCATTGTTTTATCCTTGGCTTTTGCCGTGCCGCGGAATACATCTTCACGTGTCGCTTTGTCAGCTAAGATCACAGCTGTAGCACCAAGTACACCACCGGCAACTGTGCCCCAGAGGAGTTTGTTCATCGACTTCTTCGCGGCCCTGCTCTCAGCAGTGGCCCAGTCTGTATTGCGTGCGTCTTCTACCATGCTTGTGCGTTCTGTGCGGTTGACTGAATTGTCTTCATACCAGTTGTAGCTATTGGCGTTTGTGTTAGTAGATTTGTTGTCCATGTTTGGTTCCCCCTATCGATTGTTGTTATGTATGAAGTACCCGATTTGACAAAAATAAAAACGAAAAAGTAAGGGAGAAGGAAAAAAATCATGTTTGTCGAACTGATTCGTATAGGACTTTAGGTAATGTTTCATAAAGTTATCTTAGTATATTGGCATGAAGGCACAGGAAGAAGGATATGGTTAAAAGAGATAATAGGGAAGAGTACTGTCTTTCTATGCATACAGAGTTGTCGATACGCTAAGTGTAATTTATATAGTTAGGAGAAAGGAATGTACATAATGAGAAACTGGTCCGTAAAACGCAAGCTGTTTTCCGCATTGTTCGTCGTTGTATGCGGGTCTGTGCTGCTTCTCCTCTTAAATGAGTGGTCAAAAAGTCAACTCCTGTCTGCCTCGGCGGAGAAAGACATAGCCAATCAGAAAATTAGGATGACGCAGGGAATTGTACTGGCGATGGCGGAGGCGCAGCGTAGTGCATCAGAGACGTTGCATAAACCTGACAAGACGAAGGCAGATGAGGTGCTAAAACAAGTAGATAAGGCACAGCAGACACTTGAGAGAATGCAGAAAGAGGTAAAGACTTCAGAAGAGCAAAAAATAATAAAGGAAGCCGTAGCCTTAACCGCAACATATAAGAGCTTCTTTAGCGGTGTTTATCAAATTGAAGAAAGTCTTGGAAAAGTTGCACAGACAAAAAACATCCCAGCTCATCATACGCTACGTATACAGCTAGAAAGCCAGATTGCACAGAGTGGCAATTCTTCAGCAATTGCTCCGCTGCTTACGGTAAAGCGTCTTGAAAATGAGTATGTATATGAGCAAGGAAAGAAAAATACGCCGGAAATGCAGAAGGCGCTAATCCAACTGAAACAGGCAATGCCCACGCTTGCTCCTTCTATAGATAAGTACAGGGTAGCGTATGAAAAGCTTGTGTATGCTGTGGAGAATGAAAAAGTAATGATTGCGATGTATCATGATGCGGCTGACAAAATGAATCCGCTGACCGCGTCCATTCAAAAAGCGGCCCTGGCACAATATGAAGCAGCAGAAAGTCGAGAGAAATCTGCGATTACGGTCATGAAGTGGTTACCGCCGTTGGTAACCGGTCTTATTCTTTTGTTGACTGTGTTGTTTATGCTCTATATTAATCGTGGAATCCAGCAGTCCATTCAGCGCTTGCTATCTTTTGCTGAACGTTTGAAGCAGGGGGATCTGCGGGAAGAGAGCTTCGAGTATACGAATGACGAATTGGGACGATTGGCTAGAACATTTGATGAGGTGCGTGAATCACTGCGCCAAATTATTGAATCATTGAATAGAGATGCTCAGATTATAAATCAATCTTCCACCAATCTAACGACTGTTTTTCATCATTTTTCATCACAAAGTCAGGAGACGGCAGGCAGTATCGATTTTATTGCTCATCATGCTGCCGATCAGAAAGAGATCAGCGGTCAATTTGCGGCGTTAATGGAAGAATGGCAGCAGGATATGGGTGAAATTACTATACAGACAGAGCAGGCAGGGGTAAAAGTAAAAGAGCAGGGGGACATTACGAAGCGCGGGGTACAGGCACTGGGGAATCTAGCTAAGGCAACGAATGCCAGTTATGCATTGTTTCAAAAAATTGAAGAAGCCGTGGAAGAATTGGATGCCAAGTCACAAAACATTGAGAAAATTACCAGTGCAATTAGCGGCATTGCTGAACAGACGAATCTGCTTGCGCTTAATGCGTCCATTGAGGCAGCTCGTGCAGGAGAAGCGGGAAAGGGCTTCAGTGTGGTGGCAGAAGAAGTGCGTAAGCTGGCGGAACAATCTCAGCAATCCGCCCACGAGATTCAGCATTTCATCGAAGAGATGAAAAAGCAGGTAAGCGGTGCGGTTCACTCGGTGCGAGCAGCGGAGAGCCAGTTTGAACAGCAGAAGAAAGAACAAAGCAGCACCCGTCATGTGTTCGAGGCGACGCAGGAAGGAATGCAAGTCATCGAATCATTCACGGCAGTGACCGGAGAACTCGTGAAGAAGATGAATCAGCAAAAAACCAAACTGTTGGAGTATATTAGTACGATTAGATTATCCTCACAAGAAATGGCCGAATCAACAGCACAGTTGGCAAGTGCAAGCGAGCAGCAGGCAGTAGCGCTGCAGGAGATCTCAGACAGCGCTGATGAGCTGCATGGTCTTGCTGACTCGATCGTACGTCAAGGTGAGAAATTCGCACTGTAGATAACGGGAGGAAGGATATGCAAGAATACGTTGGAACTTGTATGATATGCAAAAAAGATATATATTGCCATGATGGTTTTATTGGTGGTGTTGTTCTGGAGGCGGGGAATTTGGTATGCTTTTCCTGCTATGAAGAAGAGGAATCTCCATAAATGAAGAAAGTACAGAAAGGACCTCGGACATGATATCCGGGGTCCCTTTTGCACTGTGCGTGTTTAGCTTTGTTCCTTTGCTTCGGTAAGGATGCGGGTGATTTCATACACACTTGGGAACTCCCATTCTTTCCACTCCATTTCATCCATTAATGCCCATCTCCTTTCTTGCAGTTTAGGTTATATCAACGTATACTCAATGAATAAACAAGGAAGAGGTTCTAGAAGCTTTCATCAGGTAAGTGAATTTATCACTTAGTCTTTACTAGTTTACCCAAAGCAGGTTTATTTATTCCATTTTTACAAGATATAAGCCTGCTTATGTAGAAGAGGGGCGACGATGGATAAAATTAAACGAGCGAATGAAATTGTAGAAGTAGGGCGCCGTCTATACGGCAGCGGATTTGTTGCGGCAAATGATGGTAATATTAGTGTGCGTATTGACCCTGAGCATGTGATGATTACGCCAAGTGGGGTAAGCAAAGGCTTCATGGATGAAGCATCTATGATTATAGTGCATCTTGCCTCTGGTGAAGTAGTGGAAGGTACAGGACGCCCGTCTACTGAAGGTGCCATGCATTTTGATATATACCGACATCGACCGGATGTGCAGGCCATTGTACATGCCCATCCACCTACGGCTACAGGGTTTGCAGTGGCAGGTATTCCTCTTGATCAATTGGCGATGCCGGAGTTGATTGTTAGTATGGGGGTGATTCCTCTTGCGCCCTATGCTACGCCTGGAACAGACCAGCTGCCAGCTTCGCTCAGACCGTTTTATCAAGAGCATGATGCGATTTTGTTAGCGAACCACGGGGCTGTGACGATGGGTACTACGCTTACGGATGCGCTATTTAAGATGGAATCTGTAGAGATGTGTGCCAAAATTCTATTTACCGCGCGTATGCTTGGACGTGTGCGTGAGTTATCGGATGAGCAGGTAGAAGAATTGGTGGATGCCCGTTCCTTTTATGGGCTCAAGGGTGCTCATCCAGGTAAAAGCATTATTGATCAACGTCGTAATAAGGGGAAAGAATGATGACACAAACATATGAACCGCTTCAGTCCGTACGCTGGGAAGGTGATCAGCTTATTTTGCTTGATCAAACGCTGCTTCCCGAAAAAGCTGAATACCTTATTTTATCTGATGTAAAACAAGTATGGGATGCAATCGAGAGACTAAAGGTTCGGGGTGCTCCCGCAATCGGCATTACTGCTGCCTACGGCGTATATGTCGCAGTGCGAAATGCTGAAGAGGAGCAAGCGGAAGCTCTCATAGCAGAAGTGAAAAAGCAGGCTGATTATCTTGCCACTTCCCGCCCGACAGCCGTGAATTTATTTTGGGCGTTGAAGCGAATGGTACGTTGTGCAGAACAATCTCTGGCGGCAGGAAACTCCGCAGTAGAGATTAAGCATGCATTATTACAAGAAGCGCAGGATATTCAGGCAGAGGATGAGGCGGTATGCCGAGCTATTGGTGAGCATGCGCTTACATTATTTGTAGACGGTATGGGGGTATTAACGCACTGCAATGCGGGTGGGCTTGCTACGGCAAAATACGGAACAGCAACAGCTCCAATGTATCTCGCCCATGAGAGAGGATGGAATCTTAAAGTATTTGCTGATGAAACACGTCCGGTGCTGCAGGGAGCGCGACTGACTGCATATGAGCTGCAGCAGGCAGGAGTTGATGTGACGTTGATTTGCGATAATATGGCTGCCAAAGTTATGGCAAACGGCTGGGTGCAGGCTGTTATCGTAGGAACAGACCGTGTAGCAGCCAACGGTGATGTTGCTAACAAAATTGGTACATACGGGCTGGCTGTATTGGCTCGTGCTCACAATATTCCTTTCTATGTCGCAGCTCCCCTTTCATCTATTGATGTAGATACACCGACAGGCAAAGAAATTCCGATTGAAGAGCGTGAAGCCGATGAGATTATTCGCGGACTTGGACGGCAGGTAGCTCCTTTAGATATTAAGGTATATAATCCGGCATTCGATGTTACACCGAATGAGTATGTAACAGCCATTATTACTGAAAAAGGCATCATACGCGCTCCGTATATAGAGAGTGTACGCTCACTTTTTAAATAACATGTTATAACGGTAAAATCAGTGATAATCATCACATCATTAGGGACAGGCTTCAGGTATACTAGTCTATGTGAGAAATGAAGCATCAGTAAAGGAGAGTGCACACATGAGCACAGTAGAACCAAGCTTATATGAACGACTTGGCGGACAAGAGGCCATCGCTAAAGTAGTGGATGTATTCTATGATCGCATTCTAGCAGATGATACTGTTAACGGCTTCTTTAAAAACACCGACATGGAAAAGCAG
This window of the Aneurinibacillus sp. REN35 genome carries:
- the phaQ gene encoding poly-beta-hydroxybutyrate-responsive repressor, producing MSASDDKSRMGAQQKDDKTMGGAPKNLMVPFLLLSLRGWNVHGYELIQQLIKFGFPSIDQGNVYRTLRQLEKDNMVKSEWDTSAGGPAKRIYSLTDAGEQYLNSWASSLEQYQSMLDRFFTMYTGFFMPPTPPDRSETDRKEEK
- the phaP gene encoding polyhydroxyalkanoic acid inclusion protein PhaP; this translates as MAINRKNEKEPVVVEVQAQESANGSVIDAVWDGWMNGVKTMYAYQREMENLTLQTLERQKEIWSKTTENMEKMEEEMKKFLEDVKVNYQNNVKNIGGEQMSKTFEDWTHRLDEIAGRIQQLTWTPGKANINLVNKSQDQLEASVKNLISQQQRTREEVQSLMDNFLQQVKMTQKGLLDSVEANKNNTMNMFK
- a CDS encoding MaoC family dehydratase, translated to MNIYEKSKQVIERSYADIHIGDTSEIIKTITNEDIVAFATLTGDVNPIHLDEEFAKTTFFKGRIAHGMLTASFISTVLGTQLPGTNTIYLSQNLKFKAPVKIGDTITAMAEVIEKRDDRKLIKLRTNLINQDQKVVVEGEAMVMKME
- a CDS encoding YtxH domain-containing protein, with product MDNKSTNTNANSYNWYEDNSVNRTERTSMVEDARNTDWATAESRAAKKSMNKLLWGTVAGGVLGATAVILADKATREDVFRGTAKAKDKTMEFMSSTMSNPNALVEKIEEASNRVSEMAEDTQENMKNATSSTTDHTDSTTTINYMNDNISSDRYTN
- a CDS encoding methyl-accepting chemotaxis protein, translated to MYIMRNWSVKRKLFSALFVVVCGSVLLLLLNEWSKSQLLSASAEKDIANQKIRMTQGIVLAMAEAQRSASETLHKPDKTKADEVLKQVDKAQQTLERMQKEVKTSEEQKIIKEAVALTATYKSFFSGVYQIEESLGKVAQTKNIPAHHTLRIQLESQIAQSGNSSAIAPLLTVKRLENEYVYEQGKKNTPEMQKALIQLKQAMPTLAPSIDKYRVAYEKLVYAVENEKVMIAMYHDAADKMNPLTASIQKAALAQYEAAESREKSAITVMKWLPPLVTGLILLLTVLFMLYINRGIQQSIQRLLSFAERLKQGDLREESFEYTNDELGRLARTFDEVRESLRQIIESLNRDAQIINQSSTNLTTVFHHFSSQSQETAGSIDFIAHHAADQKEISGQFAALMEEWQQDMGEITIQTEQAGVKVKEQGDITKRGVQALGNLAKATNASYALFQKIEEAVEELDAKSQNIEKITSAISGIAEQTNLLALNASIEAARAGEAGKGFSVVAEEVRKLAEQSQQSAHEIQHFIEEMKKQVSGAVHSVRAAESQFEQQKKEQSSTRHVFEATQEGMQVIESFTAVTGELVKKMNQQKTKLLEYISTIRLSSQEMAESTAQLASASEQQAVALQEISDSADELHGLADSIVRQGEKFAL
- a CDS encoding class II aldolase/adducin family protein; protein product: MDKIKRANEIVEVGRRLYGSGFVAANDGNISVRIDPEHVMITPSGVSKGFMDEASMIIVHLASGEVVEGTGRPSTEGAMHFDIYRHRPDVQAIVHAHPPTATGFAVAGIPLDQLAMPELIVSMGVIPLAPYATPGTDQLPASLRPFYQEHDAILLANHGAVTMGTTLTDALFKMESVEMCAKILFTARMLGRVRELSDEQVEELVDARSFYGLKGAHPGKSIIDQRRNKGKE
- the mtnA gene encoding S-methyl-5-thioribose-1-phosphate isomerase, with translation MMTQTYEPLQSVRWEGDQLILLDQTLLPEKAEYLILSDVKQVWDAIERLKVRGAPAIGITAAYGVYVAVRNAEEEQAEALIAEVKKQADYLATSRPTAVNLFWALKRMVRCAEQSLAAGNSAVEIKHALLQEAQDIQAEDEAVCRAIGEHALTLFVDGMGVLTHCNAGGLATAKYGTATAPMYLAHERGWNLKVFADETRPVLQGARLTAYELQQAGVDVTLICDNMAAKVMANGWVQAVIVGTDRVAANGDVANKIGTYGLAVLARAHNIPFYVAAPLSSIDVDTPTGKEIPIEEREADEIIRGLGRQVAPLDIKVYNPAFDVTPNEYVTAIITEKGIIRAPYIESVRSLFK